The Henckelia pumila isolate YLH828 unplaced genomic scaffold, ASM3356847v2 CTG_461:::fragment_3, whole genome shotgun sequence genome window below encodes:
- the LOC140871694 gene encoding silicon efflux transporter LSI2: MAMAPTVKVVLGSIAFAIFWVLAVFPAVPFMPIGRTAGSLLGAMLMVVFQVITPDQAFAAIDLPILGLLFGTMVVSAYLERADMFKYLGKLLSWRSKGAKDLLCRICFISAVSSALFTNDTSCVVLTEFVLKIARQHNLPPHPFLLALASSANIGSSATPIGNPQNLVIAVQSKISFGKFLFGVLPAMLVGIVINALILLCMYWKLLSDQKDEEDASSEVVGEDDVSFHRFSPATMSHLASLRSQDLSSVLDSMGIHSPSNVNANGHESTLKNRGNMPENDIIHSSPSVNVHTDNTEKLRNRGSLPESEIHKVLNTGAESVRNSDASKETTNSGPILSKRGPSSSGVEFENFGSFTDEKLGFSKKWKRMLWKACVYLVTLGMLVALLLGLNMSWTAITAALALIVLDFKDARPSLEKVSYSLLIFFCGMFITVDGFNRTGIPSSLWELMEPYAQIDSVRGTAILAVVIVVLSNVASNVPTVLLLGGRVAASAAAISPASEKKAWLLLAWVSTVAGNMSLLGSAANLIVCEQARRAQHCGYNLSFWKHLKFGFPSTIVVTAIGLILIRG; the protein is encoded by the exons ATGGCTATGGCTCCAACAGTAAAAGTAGTTCTTGGCTCGATCGCGTTCGCTATATTCTGGGTTTTGGCCGTATTTCCGGCGGTCCCATTCATGCCCATCGGAAGGACTGCGGGTTCTCTCCTCGGAGCTATGCTTATGGTAGTTTTCCAAGTGATAACTCCAGACCAAGCATTTGCTGCTATTGATCTCCCCATCCTCGGCCTTCTTTTCGGGACAATGGTCGTTAGTGCTTATCTGGAACGAGCCGATATGTTCAAATATTTGGGCAAGTTGCTATCTTGGAGAAGCAAGGGAGCAAAGGACTTGCTGTGCCGAATTTGCTTCATCTCCGCGGTTTCGAGTGCCCTGTTCACCAACGACACTTCTTGTGTCGTTCTGACCGAATTCGTGTTGAAAATCGCGAGGCAACACAATCTTCCTCCCCATCCTTTTCTGTTGGCCCTTGCCTCCAGTGCAAATATTGGGTCTTCAGCAACTCCCATAGGCAATCCTCAAAACTTAGTTATAGCTGTTCAAAGCAAGATCAGTTTCGGGAAGTTTTTGTTCGGAGTTCTCCCGGCGATGCTCGTGGGAATTGTGATCAATGCTTTGATCCTTTTGTGTATGTATTGGAAGTTGCTGTCGGATCAAAAAGATGAAGAAGATGCTTCTTCGGAAGTTGTTGGAGAAGATGACGTGAGTTTCCATCGTTTTTCGCCTGCTACAATGTCGCACCTTGCTTCATTGAGGTCCCAAGATTTGAGCTCTGTATTAGACTCAATGGGTATCCACAGCCCTTCGAACGTCAATGCCAATGGCCATGAGTCTACACTCAAAAATCGTGGGAATATGCCTGAGAACGATATAATTCACAGCTCTCCTAGTGTTAATGTTCATACAGATAACACCGAGAAGCTTAGAAATCGAGGGTCTTTACCtgagagtgagattcataagGTCCTAAATACTGGAGCTGAATCAGTTAGAAACTCAGATGCTTCGAAAGAAACAACCAACTCCGGGCCTATACTATCAAAAAGGGGTCCCTCGTCTTCTGGGGTTGAGTTCGAAAATTTCGGGTCGTTCACAGATGAAAAACTTGGATTTTCCAAGAAATGGAAAAGGATGTTATGGAAAGCATGTGTTTATCTTGTTACTTTAGGGATGCTGGTGGCTTTGCTGTTGGGGCTAAACATGTCATGGACTGCAATAACAGCCGCGCTCGCTCTCATCGTTCTTGATTTCAAAGACGCCAGGCCTAGTTTAGAAAAG GTATCGTATTCGCTCCTGATATTTTTCTGTGGGATGTTTATTACCGTGGATGGGTTCAATAGGACCGGCATCCCGAGTAGTTTGTGGGAGTTAATGGAACCATATGCACAAATAGATAGCGTAAGGGGAACTGCTATCTTAGCAGTTGTGATTGTTGTGCTCTCAAATGTGGCTTCTAATGTTCCGACAG TGCTGCTACTCGGAGGTCGTGTGGCAGCATCAGCAGCGGCGATATCACCTGCGAGCGAGAAGAAAGCGTGGCTGCTCTTAGCCTGGGTGAGTACTGTGGCGGGGAACATGTCGCTGCTTGGCTCGGCTGCAAACTTGATCGTCTGCGAGCAGGCACGTCGTGCTCAGCACTGTGGCTACAATTTATCATTCTGGAAACACCTCAAGTTCGGATTCCCTTCGACGATTGTAGTTACCGCCATAGGTTTGATCCTCATCAGAGGGTGA